The Deefgea tanakiae DNA segment TAATGCGGTCACGACCACGAAAGATGGCCACGCGGGTTAATGTGGCTTGTTTATCAATCACGGGGAGTGAGCCGGCACGCGCCAAGGTTTCTAGTAGTGAAGGCGGGCGATCAAATTGCTGCACCCCTGGATTTTGTACCCGCCCTAAAACGGTCACTCGATTCCCCGCATACTGCTCAATGCCCACAAAAACGGCAGGCTTTTTTATATAGGTTTTTAATGCGCTATCGATTCTCCCAGCTGCAGATTCTCGTGTTTCACCTGCTAAACGTAGCGTACCTGCCAGCGGTAAACTCAGTTGCCCATCAGGACCTAATAGTTGTTTTCCTGATAATTCCGGGTGATTCCATACTGTGATTTGCAACTGATCGCCTTCTGCTAGCCGATAAACATTTTCACGTGGCGCGTCTAACTCGGCCAATAATTCTGGGCTGGCGTAATCGATTTGCTCAGATTTTTGCGCCGCTTGGAATACTTGAGTATTCATTGGGATTGCTTCGGGTATAGTGCTGCAGGCATTCATTAATAGTGCCGCCAGGATAATACTCATTGATCTAAGCATGGTGAGCCTCAAGTGAGCGAGTGAAGCAAAGTTTTTGTTTTAGCCATTTTCTTTCGTCAGCATGCAAAATAAACCACCATAAGATAAGGAGCTGTAAACCCATGAAGAGGGCACTGGCTAGTAGCAACTCGATCAGTGCGCTGCTACGACTACTTAGTTGCCAAGGCCAAAGCGAAACAAAGCTGTATGCCAGTAGGTAGTTCAGCGCCAATGGCTTGAAAATCAGCTTAAATAATTGCTTAGGTGCTAATTGCAAAGTTTTACTCGCTAGGGTTAAGTAAACCAATGACGCTAGGCCCTGACCGATAGAGAATATTTGTAGGAACTCAAGCAAGTTGTTTGCTTGTAAACTCACCAAAAAAACCATGGTTCGTAATCCATGATAGAAGAACTCAAGGCCAATTTGGTCTTTTCCGCGCAGTGCACTGGAAGCGGGGCCCGTTTGAATGTGTAGATGCCATGCAGGCGTCACCCACAATAAGATGGTGACAATCTGCGCCAGTTCTGGACGAGGGCCGAGCCAGGCCAGGTTAAGTGCTGGGGCAGTAGCAACTAAGAGCGGCATCAAGCCAAGCAGTGAAAATACAGCTAAACGTTGTGCTTGTTGATACAAGCGACTAAATGATGCCGCATCCAAACTTGCTGCATGCGGCATCAGGGCTTGACTGATGCCTGACGTGATTGAGGTGGCGGTAGCTGGTAATTTGCTGCCCAAATCCATCAAGCCTGTATAGGCGGCACCAAAACTTAAACCTGCAATTAGCCGATCAGCGGAATGCAATAAAAGTGCCCATGAATCGCTTAGCTGCGCGCGCACGCCTAAGTTTAAAAAGGGCTGTAGATGCTGTTTTGAGAGGTGCTTAGGGTGCAATGAAAGTGCGGGCCAAGCCCTTTTGACTCGCCACCACGAGAGTGAAATGGATAAGGCATAACGCAAAGTAAATGCCCACAGCAAGGCGCTAATCCCATACCCTAAAACCAATAGGGCGGCAGCGATGCACCACTCCAAAATAAAACTGACCACCCAGATGCGTTGTTGCTCATGGATGAGTTTTAGACCGTTTAAAACGTAACCCCAAGCGCCCAAGGTTAAGTCAGCTAAAAAAATGAGGCATGTGAGCAGCAGTAAGTTTGAAGCGAGGCTATGCAACTGGGGGCTGATTTTGAACCAGCTCAATAGCATAGGCATAAAAAAAGCCACTAAAGCACAAAATAGACTGCCTACTAATAGCGCCAAGCCAACGCCGGTACTGAGCATTTTGCTAGCGTCTAGCGCATCGTCTCGATCTCGCGCCAAGGCAATTTCGCGCACATAGACCGTTGCCAGTCCAGAGACCGAGATGCCCAAATAACCCACTAAAATAAAAGCAATCGACCACAAGCCATATTCGGCTAAACCGACATAAGTGAGTACTAAGGGTGGCAAGGCCAGACGACTGATCAGATACAGTGCGCGGGCGAGCATGCTTTCGAGTGCCACTCGATGAAATGCGGTTGACATGATCAGATCGCCAAGTAAGTTTTTATAAACTTATTAAAGCTTGGCGACGCAGTGCAATGATGGCAGGAGTGTAAACAATATCAGTTTAGCTTTTGAGCTGAGCCCGATATAGGTATTGGACAGCACAAAAAGGCTGCGCCCATGTGCATCGCCCCAGCCAGCGCCAAAAACGCGATTGAGCCCACTGTTGTCCCGCGCCCTGAGTTTCGGTCACCTCAAATCCTGCTTGTTCAATCAGACTTTGTGCCGTTTTTTGGGTAAAAAAACGCAAATGGGTCTGATCTAAAATACCTGCATCGCTATAGCGCCATTCGCCTTTAAAAAGAAGCGGCATTAAAACACTGTGATGTCGAATATTTGGGATGCTGACAATGAGTTGCCCTGTTGGGGTGAGTAAATCACGTAGGCGGCGTAGCATTAACCATGGGTCTCGGAGGTGTTCCAGTACATCCAGACACAGTACCAAATCAAAACGCCCTAACTCGCTGAAGTCAAGCTGCTCGGCATTGCCTTCGACGATTAGATCGAGTTGTTGTCGTGCCATCGCGCTAGCGTCATGACTATATTCAACGCCGATAATTTCGTC contains these protein-coding regions:
- a CDS encoding class I SAM-dependent methyltransferase, whose amino-acid sequence is MDYFGFVRTEISPLLPTHAKRVLELGCGSGATLAWLKQTGHCDEIIGVEYSHDASAMARQQLDLIVEGNAEQLDFSELGRFDLVLCLDVLEHLRDPWLMLRRLRDLLTPTGQLIVSIPNIRHHSVLMPLLFKGEWRYSDAGILDQTHLRFFTQKTAQSLIEQAGFEVTETQGAGQQWAQSRFWRWLGRCTWAQPFCAVQYLYRAQLKS
- a CDS encoding SLBB domain-containing protein, translating into MSIILAALLMNACSTIPEAIPMNTQVFQAAQKSEQIDYASPELLAELDAPRENVYRLAEGDQLQITVWNHPELSGKQLLGPDGQLSLPLAGTLRLAGETRESAAGRIDSALKTYIKKPAVFVGIEQYAGNRVTVLGRVQNPGVQQFDRPPSLLETLARAGSLPVIDKQATLTRVAIFRGRDRIIWVDLKKLLNRGQLAYNITLQANDLVYIPDSSDTMVYVLGAVHKPGAYRLTPDMSLMDALSQAGGPNDDAAPDKIAIYRPSKQAAEQTPLLTLMTREKMLNFAIEEGDVVFVPKSGIAEAGYVIRQLIPGLSILTLGLSAL
- a CDS encoding lipopolysaccharide biosynthesis protein; its protein translation is MSTAFHRVALESMLARALYLISRLALPPLVLTYVGLAEYGLWSIAFILVGYLGISVSGLATVYVREIALARDRDDALDASKMLSTGVGLALLVGSLFCALVAFFMPMLLSWFKISPQLHSLASNLLLLTCLIFLADLTLGAWGYVLNGLKLIHEQQRIWVVSFILEWCIAAALLVLGYGISALLWAFTLRYALSISLSWWRVKRAWPALSLHPKHLSKQHLQPFLNLGVRAQLSDSWALLLHSADRLIAGLSFGAAYTGLMDLGSKLPATATSITSGISQALMPHAASLDAASFSRLYQQAQRLAVFSLLGLMPLLVATAPALNLAWLGPRPELAQIVTILLWVTPAWHLHIQTGPASSALRGKDQIGLEFFYHGLRTMVFLVSLQANNLLEFLQIFSIGQGLASLVYLTLASKTLQLAPKQLFKLIFKPLALNYLLAYSFVSLWPWQLSSRSSALIELLLASALFMGLQLLILWWFILHADERKWLKQKLCFTRSLEAHHA